The following proteins are co-located in the Pseudomonas cavernae genome:
- a CDS encoding aspartate ammonia-lyase, with the protein MSSAASFRVEKDLLGKLEVPAEAYYGIQTLRAVQNFRLSGVPLAHYPKLVIALAMVKQAAADANRELGHLPAAKHTAISTACARIIQGEFHEQFVVDMIQGGAGTSTNMNANEVIANVALEAMGFEKGDYQQLHPNNDVNMAQSTNDAYPTAIRVGLLLGHDALLGSLDRLITALAAKGLEFGHVLKMGRTQLQDAVPMTLGQEFRAFAVTLGEDLQHLKLLAPTLLTEVNLGGTAIGTGINADPQYQQLAVQRLAIISGQPVVPAADLIEATSDMGAFVLFSGMLKRLAVKLSKICNDLRLLSSGPRTGINEINLPARQPGSSIMPGKVNPVIPEAVNQVAFEVIGNDLALTLAAEGGQLQLNVMEPLIAYKIFDSIRLLQRAMDMLRELCIDGISANEARCRELMENSIGLVTALNPYIGYENATRIAKLALDSGRGVLELVRAEQLLDEAVLADILRPENMIAPRLAPLPG; encoded by the coding sequence ATGTCCTCTGCTGCATCATTCCGCGTCGAAAAAGACCTGCTCGGCAAGCTCGAAGTCCCCGCCGAGGCCTATTACGGCATCCAAACCCTGCGTGCTGTGCAGAATTTCCGTCTATCCGGGGTGCCGCTGGCGCACTACCCGAAGCTGGTGATCGCCCTGGCGATGGTCAAGCAGGCCGCCGCCGACGCCAACCGCGAGCTCGGCCACCTGCCGGCGGCCAAGCACACGGCGATCAGCACCGCCTGTGCGCGGATCATCCAGGGCGAGTTCCACGAGCAGTTCGTGGTCGACATGATCCAGGGCGGCGCCGGCACCTCGACCAACATGAACGCCAACGAGGTGATCGCCAACGTGGCGCTCGAGGCCATGGGCTTCGAGAAGGGCGACTACCAGCAGCTGCACCCGAACAACGACGTGAACATGGCGCAGTCGACCAACGACGCCTATCCGACCGCGATCCGCGTCGGCCTGCTGCTCGGCCACGACGCCCTGCTCGGCAGCCTCGACCGGCTGATCACCGCGCTGGCGGCCAAGGGCCTGGAGTTCGGCCATGTGCTGAAGATGGGCCGCACCCAGCTGCAGGACGCCGTGCCGATGACCCTCGGCCAGGAATTCCGCGCCTTCGCCGTGACCCTCGGCGAAGACCTGCAGCACCTCAAGCTGCTCGCCCCGACCCTGCTCACCGAGGTCAACCTCGGCGGCACGGCGATCGGCACCGGCATCAACGCTGACCCGCAATACCAGCAACTGGCGGTGCAACGCCTGGCGATCATCAGCGGCCAGCCGGTCGTGCCGGCTGCCGACCTGATCGAAGCGACCTCGGACATGGGTGCCTTCGTGCTGTTCTCCGGCATGCTCAAGCGCCTGGCGGTCAAGCTGTCGAAGATCTGCAACGACCTGCGCCTGCTCTCCAGCGGCCCGCGCACCGGGATCAACGAGATCAACCTGCCAGCGCGCCAGCCGGGCAGCTCGATCATGCCGGGCAAGGTCAACCCGGTGATCCCCGAGGCGGTCAATCAGGTGGCCTTCGAGGTGATCGGCAACGACCTGGCGCTGACCCTCGCCGCCGAGGGCGGGCAGCTGCAGCTGAACGTCATGGAGCCACTGATCGCCTACAAGATCTTCGACTCGATCCGCCTGCTGCAGCGCGCCATGGATATGCTGCGCGAGCTGTGCATCGACGGCATCAGTGCCAACGAGGCGCGCTGCCGTGAGCTGATGGAGAACTCCATCGGCCTGGTCACCGCGCTCAACCCCTACATCGGCTACGAGAACGCCACGCGCATCGCCAAGCTGGCGCTGGACAGCGGCCGCGGCGTGCTGGAACTGGTGCGCGCGGAGCAGCTGCTCGACGAGGCCGTGCTGGCCGACATCCTGCGCCCGGAAAACATGATCGCCCCGCGCCTGGCGCCGCTGCCGGGCTGA
- a CDS encoding asparaginase, with protein sequence MSAVNKLLVLYTGGTIGMQMSAAGLAPASGFEARLRGQQALESGRQLPPWIFRELLPPLDSANMTQANWLSMRDAIVQAVDADGCDAVLVLHGTDTLAYSAAALSFLLLDLTVPVLLTGSMRPAGSPGSDAWSNLFGAMQALQQGVPAGVQLFFNGALLHGARVSKLKSDAFDAFSVLPRRRQGEAVAILPGHLDYRQPRQPVNLAVLPLFPGLQAAQVEALLASGVRGLLLECYGSGTGPADNAALLAALKSAHGRGVVLAAISQCPHGHVEFGVYAAGNLLQQTGLVSGGGMTREAALGKLFSLLGAGLSQAEVEHWFVRDLCGELVE encoded by the coding sequence ATGTCCGCAGTGAACAAACTCCTGGTGCTCTACACCGGCGGCACCATCGGCATGCAGATGAGCGCCGCCGGCCTCGCCCCGGCCTCCGGCTTCGAGGCGCGGCTGCGCGGCCAACAGGCGCTGGAGAGTGGGCGCCAGTTGCCGCCGTGGATCTTTCGCGAGCTGCTGCCGCCGCTCGACAGCGCCAATATGACCCAGGCCAACTGGCTGAGCATGCGCGACGCCATAGTCCAGGCGGTGGACGCCGACGGCTGCGACGCCGTGCTGGTCCTGCACGGCACCGACACCTTGGCCTACAGCGCCGCGGCGTTGAGCTTCCTGTTGCTCGACCTGACGGTGCCGGTGCTGTTGACCGGCTCGATGCGGCCGGCCGGCAGCCCGGGCAGCGATGCCTGGAGCAACCTGTTCGGCGCCATGCAGGCCCTGCAGCAGGGCGTGCCGGCCGGCGTGCAGCTGTTCTTCAACGGCGCGCTGCTGCACGGCGCGCGGGTCAGCAAGCTGAAAAGCGATGCCTTCGACGCCTTCAGCGTGCTGCCGCGCCGGCGCCAGGGCGAAGCCGTCGCGATCCTCCCCGGCCACCTCGATTATCGTCAGCCGCGTCAGCCGGTGAACCTCGCCGTGCTGCCGCTATTTCCCGGCCTGCAGGCCGCACAGGTCGAGGCGTTGCTGGCCAGCGGCGTGCGCGGCCTGCTGCTGGAATGCTACGGCAGCGGCACTGGACCCGCGGACAATGCGGCGCTGCTGGCCGCGCTCAAGAGCGCGCATGGCCGGGGCGTGGTGCTCGCCGCGATCAGCCAGTGCCCGCACGGGCATGTCGAGTTCGGCGTGTACGCCGCCGGCAACCTATTGCAGCAGACCGGCCTGGTCAGCGGCGGCGGCATGACCCGCGAGGCGGCGCTGGGCAAATTGTTCAGCCTGCTCGGTGCCGGCCTCAGCCAGGCCGAGGTGGAGCATTGGTTCGTCCGCGACCTGTGCGGCGAGCTGGTCGAGTAA
- a CDS encoding GNAT family N-acetyltransferase produces MPLEIRPISAADHAVWLQLWQGYQRFYQTEIPESTSAVTWQRFLAADEPLHAALAWRDGEAIGLVHWIFHRSCWTVSDYCYLQDLYVAEELRGAGIGRALIEHVYAAAQAAGANRVHWLTQEDNLRGRQLYERIASRSGFIQYRQLLG; encoded by the coding sequence ATGCCCCTGGAGATACGCCCGATCAGCGCCGCCGACCACGCCGTCTGGCTGCAGCTGTGGCAGGGCTACCAGCGTTTCTATCAGACCGAGATCCCAGAATCGACCAGCGCCGTCACCTGGCAGCGCTTCCTCGCTGCGGACGAACCGCTGCACGCCGCCCTGGCCTGGCGCGACGGCGAGGCCATCGGCCTGGTGCACTGGATCTTCCACCGCTCGTGCTGGACGGTCAGCGACTACTGCTACCTGCAGGACCTGTATGTCGCCGAGGAGCTGCGTGGCGCTGGCATCGGCCGCGCGCTGATCGAGCACGTCTACGCCGCCGCCCAGGCCGCCGGCGCCAACCGCGTGCACTGGCTGACCCAGGAAGACAACCTGCGCGGCCGTCAGCTCTACGAGCGCATCGCCAGCCGCTCGGGCTTCATCCAGTACCGCCAGCTGCTCGGCTGA
- a CDS encoding AraC family transcriptional regulator, which translates to MPHSHLTTLNGVALILQTLCVDGEIPAQSLLAGSGIRLEDLQRADLRITTAQEMHVCAHAVARCHDLGLLLGRRMHVSSYGLLGYTLLSAATLGDALRLALEYPALLGTYFELSLQREGDSVWLQAEGYRDLAALEIFSVEYCLASLKRICDDLLGQPLPLQGARFQHAAPDYQAEYAASFACPQQFAARHNAFGFAAEWLEQRLPLADPVTHRDMRERCRQLNSQFVCRQAWITRTRQLLAAQLLAAPGLEQLARQMRCSPRTLRRHLHEAGTSYQALLDELRFEHARQLLAQERMPIQRIAEAMGYSETASFRHAFQRWSGVSPSRFRA; encoded by the coding sequence ATGCCGCACTCACACCTGACCACCCTGAACGGCGTCGCGCTGATCCTGCAGACCCTCTGCGTCGACGGCGAAATCCCCGCGCAGAGCCTGCTCGCCGGCAGCGGCATCCGTCTCGAGGACCTGCAGCGCGCCGACCTGCGCATCACCACCGCCCAGGAAATGCACGTCTGCGCCCATGCCGTGGCCCGGTGCCACGACCTCGGCCTGCTGCTCGGCCGGCGCATGCACGTATCGTCCTATGGGTTGCTCGGTTACACCCTGCTGTCCGCCGCCACCCTGGGTGACGCCCTGCGCCTGGCCCTGGAGTACCCGGCGCTGCTCGGCACCTACTTCGAGCTGAGCCTGCAGCGCGAGGGCGACAGCGTCTGGCTGCAGGCCGAGGGCTACCGCGACCTGGCCGCGCTGGAGATATTCAGCGTCGAGTACTGTCTGGCCTCGCTCAAGCGCATCTGCGACGACCTGCTCGGCCAGCCGCTGCCCCTGCAGGGTGCGCGCTTCCAGCATGCGGCGCCGGATTACCAGGCGGAATACGCCGCCAGCTTCGCCTGCCCGCAGCAGTTCGCGGCCCGGCACAACGCCTTCGGCTTCGCCGCCGAGTGGCTCGAGCAGCGCCTGCCGCTGGCCGATCCGGTGACCCACCGCGACATGCGCGAGCGCTGCCGCCAGCTGAACAGCCAGTTCGTCTGCCGCCAGGCTTGGATCACCCGCACCCGCCAGCTGCTCGCCGCACAGCTGCTGGCCGCGCCGGGACTGGAGCAACTGGCGCGCCAGATGCGCTGCTCGCCGCGCACCCTGCGCCGCCACCTGCACGAGGCCGGCACCAGCTACCAGGCGTTGCTCGACGAGCTACGCTTTGAACACGCGCGGCAGCTGTTGGCACAGGAACGCATGCCGATCCAGCGCATCGCCGAAGCCATGGGCTACAGCGAAACCGCCAGCTTCCGGCATGCCTTCCAGCGCTGGAGCGGCGTCTCGCCGAGCCGCTTCCGCGCCTGA
- a CDS encoding histone deacetylase family protein — MLTIYSDDHRLHHGRCELIDGELKPCFEMPARADHVLQRVKDQRLGEVHAPQDFGRAPIARIHAAGYLAFLESAWSRWAAQGHSNDLLPYTWPARTLRSVCPDTLHGQLGYYSFDAGAPITAGTWQAVYSSAQVALSGQQLIAGGARSAFALCRPPGHHAAADLMGGYCYLNNAAIAAQACLDQGATRVAILDVDYHHGNGTQSIFYDRADVLFTSIHGDPKFEFPFFLGHADETGAGAGAGYNLNLPLAAGSAWDVWGAALDSACQRIAAYAPDVLVVSLGVDTFKEDPISQFKLDSPDYLRMGARIARLGKPTLFVMEGGYAVAEIGINAVNVLEGFEGA; from the coding sequence ATGCTGACCATCTACAGCGACGACCACCGGTTGCACCACGGCCGCTGCGAACTGATCGACGGCGAGCTGAAGCCCTGCTTCGAGATGCCCGCGCGCGCCGACCACGTGCTGCAGCGGGTCAAGGACCAGCGCCTGGGCGAGGTCCACGCGCCGCAGGACTTCGGCCGCGCGCCCATCGCGCGCATCCATGCCGCCGGCTACTTGGCCTTCCTGGAAAGTGCCTGGAGCCGCTGGGCCGCGCAGGGCCACAGCAACGACCTGCTGCCCTACACCTGGCCGGCGCGTACCCTGCGCAGCGTCTGCCCGGACACCCTGCACGGGCAGCTCGGCTACTACAGCTTCGACGCCGGCGCGCCGATCACCGCCGGCACCTGGCAGGCGGTCTACAGCTCCGCGCAGGTGGCGCTGAGTGGTCAGCAGCTGATCGCCGGCGGCGCGCGCAGCGCCTTCGCCCTGTGCCGGCCACCGGGCCATCACGCCGCCGCCGACCTGATGGGCGGCTACTGCTACCTGAACAATGCCGCCATCGCCGCCCAGGCCTGCCTCGACCAGGGCGCCACGCGGGTGGCCATCCTCGATGTCGACTACCACCACGGCAACGGCACCCAGTCGATCTTCTACGACCGCGCCGACGTGCTGTTCACCTCGATCCACGGCGACCCTAAGTTCGAGTTCCCGTTCTTCCTCGGCCATGCCGACGAGACCGGCGCCGGCGCCGGCGCCGGCTACAACCTCAACCTGCCGCTGGCCGCCGGCAGCGCCTGGGATGTCTGGGGCGCGGCACTGGACAGCGCCTGCCAGCGCATCGCCGCCTATGCCCCCGACGTATTGGTGGTGTCGCTCGGCGTCGACACCTTCAAGGAGGACCCGATCTCGCAGTTTAAGCTCGACAGCCCGGACTACCTGCGCATGGGCGCGCGCATCGCTCGTCTCGGCAAGCCGACCCTGTTCGTCATGGAAGGCGGTTACGCGGTGGCGGAAATCGGCATCAACGCGGTGAACGTACTGGAAGGCTTCGAGGGCGCCTGA
- a CDS encoding polyamine ABC transporter substrate-binding protein gives MNSIKHLFGAALCGAALLAGAVQAEQRELRVYNWADYILPSVPKDFAKQTGIKLTWDIFDTNEALEAKLLTGNSGYDLVVPSNMFLAKQIEAGAFQTLDHSKLPNWQHLDPQLLKLLATNDPGNQYGVPYLYGTVLIGFNPAKVKAALGENAPVDSWDLIFKEENISKLKQCGVALLDSPSEILPLALHYLGLPPNSTEPKDYDKASELMMKIRPYIAYFHSAKYMTDIANGDICVAVGYSGSFYQFANRAKEAGSGVVIDWRLPKEGAPIWFDTFAIPRDAKNIDEAHEFLNNLLKPEVIAPISDFLGYPNPNKDAMPLVAPAIRDNPNLSPSAEQQKTLYILEPLPRTAERARTRAWTKIKSGS, from the coding sequence ATGAACAGCATCAAGCACTTGTTCGGCGCCGCGCTCTGCGGTGCCGCCCTGCTCGCCGGCGCGGTGCAGGCCGAGCAGCGCGAACTAAGGGTCTACAACTGGGCCGACTACATCCTGCCGTCGGTACCCAAGGATTTCGCCAAGCAGACCGGCATCAAGCTGACCTGGGACATCTTCGACACCAACGAGGCGCTGGAGGCCAAGCTGCTCACCGGCAACTCCGGCTACGACCTGGTGGTGCCGTCGAACATGTTCCTGGCCAAGCAGATCGAGGCCGGCGCCTTCCAGACGCTCGACCACAGCAAGCTGCCCAACTGGCAGCACCTCGACCCGCAGCTGCTCAAGCTGCTGGCGACCAACGACCCGGGCAACCAGTACGGCGTGCCCTACCTGTACGGCACCGTGCTGATCGGCTTCAACCCGGCCAAGGTCAAGGCCGCGCTTGGCGAGAACGCGCCGGTGGACAGCTGGGATCTGATCTTCAAGGAGGAGAACATCAGCAAGCTCAAGCAGTGCGGCGTCGCCCTGCTCGACTCGCCGTCGGAGATCCTGCCGCTGGCCCTGCACTACCTGGGGCTGCCGCCCAACAGCACCGAGCCCAAGGATTATGACAAGGCCTCCGAGCTGATGATGAAGATCCGCCCCTACATCGCCTACTTCCACTCGGCCAAGTACATGACCGACATCGCCAACGGCGATATCTGCGTGGCGGTCGGCTACTCCGGCAGCTTCTACCAATTCGCCAACCGCGCCAAGGAAGCCGGCAGCGGCGTAGTGATCGACTGGCGCCTGCCCAAGGAAGGCGCACCGATCTGGTTCGACACCTTCGCCATTCCCAGGGACGCAAAGAACATCGATGAGGCCCACGAGTTCCTCAACAACCTGCTCAAGCCCGAAGTCATCGCACCGATCAGCGACTTCCTCGGCTACCCCAACCCCAACAAGGACGCCATGCCGCTGGTCGCCCCCGCAATCCGCGACAACCCCAATCTGTCGCCCAGCGCCGAACAGCAGAAGACCCTGTACATCCTCGAGCCCCTGCCGCGCACGGCCGAACGGGCGCGGACCCGGGCCTGGACCAAGATCAAGTCGGGCAGCTGA
- the oadA gene encoding sodium-extruding oxaloacetate decarboxylase subunit alpha, which yields MSKTFNPKKITVTDTILRDAHQSLLATRMRTEDMLPICPKLDQVGYWSLEVWGGATFDACVRFLKEDPWERLRKLKAALPNTRLQMLLRGQNLLGYRHYSDDVVRAFVAKAAVNGIDVFRIFDAMNDVRNLRVSIEAVKAAGKHAQGTICYTTSPVHTIDAFVAQAKQLEAMGCDSLAIKDMAGLLTPFATGELVKALKAAQSLPVFIHSHDTAGVAAMCQMKAIENGADNIDTAISSMAWGTSHPGTESMVAALRGTEYDTGLDLPLLQEIGLYFYAVRKKYHQFESAFTGVDTRVQVNQVPGGMISNLANQLKEQGALNRMDEVLAEIPKVRADLGFPPLVTPTSQIVGTQAFFNVLAGERYKTITNEVKLYLQGRYGKAPGEVSEQLRRQAIGSEDVIDVRPADLIKPELAKLRGEIGALAKSEEDVLTYAMFPDIGRKFLEEREAGTLKPEELLPMPTGNGVAPAGGEGVPTEFVIDVHGETYRVDITGVGLKGEGKRHFYLSIDGMPEEVVFEPLNEFVGGGGSKRKQASAPGDVSTTMPGNIVDVLVKEGDTVKTGQAVLITEAMKMETEVQAPIAGTVKAVHVVKGDRVNPGEVLIEIVA from the coding sequence ATGAGCAAGACCTTTAACCCGAAAAAAATCACCGTCACCGATACCATCCTGCGCGACGCCCACCAGTCGCTGCTGGCCACCCGCATGCGCACCGAAGACATGCTGCCGATCTGTCCCAAGCTCGACCAGGTCGGCTACTGGTCGCTGGAAGTCTGGGGCGGCGCCACCTTCGACGCCTGCGTGCGCTTCCTCAAGGAAGACCCCTGGGAGCGCCTGCGCAAGCTCAAGGCGGCGCTGCCCAACACCCGCCTGCAGATGCTCCTGCGCGGCCAGAACCTGCTCGGCTACCGCCACTACAGCGACGACGTGGTGCGCGCCTTCGTCGCCAAGGCGGCGGTCAACGGCATCGACGTGTTCCGCATCTTCGACGCGATGAACGACGTGCGTAACCTGCGCGTCTCCATCGAGGCGGTGAAGGCCGCCGGCAAGCACGCCCAGGGCACCATCTGCTACACCACCAGCCCGGTGCACACCATCGACGCCTTCGTCGCCCAGGCCAAGCAGTTGGAAGCCATGGGCTGCGACTCGCTGGCGATCAAGGACATGGCCGGCCTGCTGACCCCGTTCGCCACCGGCGAGCTGGTCAAGGCGCTGAAGGCCGCGCAGTCACTGCCGGTGTTCATCCACTCCCACGATACCGCGGGGGTGGCCGCCATGTGTCAGATGAAAGCCATCGAGAACGGCGCCGACAATATCGACACGGCGATCTCCAGCATGGCCTGGGGCACCAGCCACCCGGGCACCGAGTCGATGGTCGCCGCGCTGCGCGGCACCGAATACGACACCGGTCTGGATCTGCCGCTGCTGCAGGAGATCGGCCTGTACTTCTACGCCGTGCGCAAGAAGTACCACCAGTTCGAGAGCGCCTTCACCGGCGTCGACACCCGCGTGCAGGTCAACCAGGTGCCGGGCGGGATGATCTCCAACCTCGCCAACCAGCTCAAAGAGCAGGGTGCGCTGAACCGCATGGACGAAGTGCTGGCGGAAATCCCCAAGGTGCGCGCCGACCTCGGCTTCCCGCCGCTGGTCACCCCGACCTCGCAGATCGTCGGCACCCAGGCGTTCTTCAACGTGCTCGCCGGCGAGCGCTACAAGACCATCACCAACGAGGTGAAGCTGTACCTGCAGGGCCGCTACGGCAAAGCGCCGGGCGAAGTCAGCGAGCAGCTGCGCCGTCAGGCGATCGGTAGCGAAGACGTGATCGACGTGCGCCCGGCCGACCTGATCAAGCCGGAGCTGGCCAAACTGCGTGGCGAAATCGGCGCGCTGGCCAAGTCCGAGGAAGACGTACTGACCTACGCCATGTTCCCGGACATCGGACGCAAGTTCCTTGAGGAGCGCGAAGCCGGCACCCTGAAACCGGAAGAGCTGCTGCCGATGCCGACCGGCAACGGTGTGGCTCCAGCCGGCGGCGAAGGCGTACCGACCGAGTTCGTCATCGACGTGCACGGCGAAACCTACCGCGTCGACATCACCGGTGTCGGCCTGAAAGGCGAAGGCAAGCGTCACTTCTACCTGTCGATCGACGGCATGCCGGAAGAAGTGGTGTTCGAGCCGCTCAACGAGTTCGTCGGCGGTGGCGGCAGCAAGCGCAAGCAGGCCAGCGCGCCGGGCGACGTCAGCACCACCATGCCGGGCAACATCGTCGACGTGCTGGTCAAGGAAGGCGACACGGTCAAGACCGGCCAGGCCGTGCTAATCACCGAGGCGATGAAGATGGAAACCGAAGTGCAGGCGCCGATCGCCGGTACCGTCAAGGCCGTGCACGTGGTCAAGGGCGACCGCGTCAACCCGGGCGAGGTGCTGATCGAAATCGTCGCCTGA
- a CDS encoding acetyl-CoA carboxylase biotin carboxylase subunit produces MIKKILIANRGEIAVRIVRACAEMGIRSVAIYSEADRHALHVKRADEAHSIGAEPLAGYLNPRKLVNLAVETGCDALHPGYGFLSENAELADICAERGIKFIGPSAEVIRRMGDKTEARRSMIAAGVPVTPGTEGNVADIAEALREGERIGYPVMLKATSGGGGRGIRRCNSAEELEQAFPRVISEATKAFGRAEVFLEKCIVNPKHIEAQVLADSFGNTVHLFERDCSIQRRNQKLIEIAPSPQLTPEQRAYIGDLSVRAAKAVGYENAGTVEFLLAEGEVYFMEMNTRVQVEHTITEEITGIDIVREQIRIASGLPLSVKQEDIQYRGFALQFRINAEDPKNNFLPSFGKITRYYAPGGPGVRTDTAIYTGYTIPPYYDSMCLKLIVWALTWEEAMDRGLRALDDMRVQGVKTTAAYYQEILRDPEFRSGQFNTSFVEAHPELTNYSIKRKPDELALAIAAAIAAHAGL; encoded by the coding sequence GTGATCAAGAAAATCCTGATCGCCAACCGCGGTGAGATTGCCGTCCGCATCGTGCGCGCCTGCGCCGAGATGGGCATCCGCTCGGTGGCCATCTATTCCGAAGCGGACCGCCATGCCCTGCATGTGAAGCGCGCCGACGAAGCGCACAGCATCGGCGCCGAGCCGCTGGCCGGCTACCTGAACCCGCGCAAGCTGGTCAACCTGGCGGTGGAAACCGGCTGCGACGCCCTCCATCCCGGCTACGGCTTCCTCTCCGAGAACGCCGAGCTGGCGGATATCTGCGCCGAGCGCGGGATCAAATTTATCGGCCCTAGCGCCGAGGTGATCCGCCGCATGGGCGACAAGACCGAGGCGCGGCGCAGCATGATCGCCGCCGGCGTGCCGGTCACCCCGGGCACCGAAGGCAACGTCGCGGATATCGCCGAGGCGCTGCGCGAAGGCGAGCGCATCGGCTATCCGGTGATGCTCAAGGCCACCTCCGGCGGTGGCGGTCGCGGCATTCGTCGCTGCAACAGCGCCGAAGAGTTGGAACAGGCCTTCCCGCGGGTGATCTCCGAGGCCACCAAGGCCTTCGGCCGCGCCGAGGTGTTCCTCGAGAAGTGCATCGTCAACCCCAAACACATCGAAGCCCAGGTGCTCGCCGACAGTTTCGGCAACACCGTGCACCTGTTCGAGCGCGACTGCTCGATCCAGCGTCGCAACCAGAAGCTCATCGAGATTGCCCCCAGCCCGCAGCTGACCCCCGAGCAGCGCGCCTATATCGGTGACCTGTCGGTGCGCGCGGCCAAGGCGGTCGGTTACGAAAACGCCGGTACCGTGGAGTTCCTGCTCGCCGAGGGCGAGGTGTACTTCATGGAGATGAACACCCGGGTGCAGGTGGAACACACCATCACCGAGGAAATCACCGGCATCGACATCGTCCGCGAACAGATCCGCATCGCCAGCGGCCTGCCGCTGTCGGTCAAGCAGGAAGACATCCAGTATCGCGGCTTCGCCCTGCAGTTCCGCATCAACGCCGAGGACCCGAAGAACAACTTCCTGCCCTCGTTCGGCAAGATCACCCGTTACTACGCACCCGGCGGCCCCGGCGTGCGCACCGACACGGCGATCTACACCGGCTACACCATTCCGCCGTACTACGACTCGATGTGCCTGAAACTGATCGTCTGGGCACTGACCTGGGAAGAGGCGATGGACCGCGGCCTGCGCGCGCTCGACGACATGCGCGTGCAGGGGGTGAAGACCACCGCCGCCTACTACCAGGAAATCCTGCGTGACCCCGAGTTCCGCAGCGGCCAGTTCAACACCAGCTTCGTCGAGGCCCACCCGGAACTGACCAACTATTCGATCAAGCGCAAACCGGACGAGCTGGCCCTGGCCATCGCCGCCGCCATTGCTGCCCACGCCGGCCTGTGA
- a CDS encoding LysR family transcriptional regulator, whose translation MRLTLRQLQVFRAVCESRSYSRAAEEMALTQPAVSLQIRQLEELVGQPLFEYVGKKLYLTEAAEALHKASGDIFGRLESLDMQLSDLQGSLQGQLKLAVESSAKYFVPHLFAAFKRQHPEVSLHLVVVNRAQVIKRLADNRDDLVIMSLVPQDMALEFLPFLNNPIVAVAPPEHPLSHAAQLTLKDLEPYPLLVREPGSGTRKACEEYFQQKRVHFAQTLEVASLDAQRECVVAGLGLALLPRHALSLELAGGLLRELPVEELPLYRSWCVVHARGKRLSPVGQAFLAFIRSERAQISALAARFGGTPHVPR comes from the coding sequence ATGCGCCTGACATTGCGCCAGCTGCAGGTGTTCCGTGCAGTATGCGAAAGCCGCTCCTACAGCCGCGCGGCGGAGGAGATGGCGCTGACCCAGCCGGCGGTCAGCCTGCAGATCCGTCAGCTGGAAGAGCTGGTCGGCCAGCCGCTGTTCGAATACGTCGGCAAGAAGCTCTACCTGACCGAAGCCGCCGAGGCGCTGCACAAGGCCAGCGGCGACATCTTCGGCCGCCTGGAGAGCCTCGACATGCAGCTCTCCGACTTGCAGGGCTCGCTGCAGGGCCAGCTCAAGCTGGCGGTGGAGTCCAGCGCCAAGTACTTCGTCCCGCACCTGTTCGCCGCCTTCAAGCGCCAGCATCCGGAGGTCAGCCTGCATCTGGTGGTGGTCAACCGCGCCCAGGTGATCAAGCGCCTGGCCGACAACCGCGACGACCTGGTGATCATGTCGCTGGTGCCGCAGGACATGGCCCTGGAATTTCTGCCGTTCCTCAACAACCCGATAGTTGCCGTGGCGCCGCCCGAGCATCCGCTGAGCCACGCCGCGCAGCTGACCCTCAAGGACCTCGAACCCTATCCGCTGCTGGTGCGCGAGCCCGGCTCGGGCACGCGCAAGGCCTGCGAGGAATACTTCCAGCAGAAGCGCGTGCACTTCGCCCAAACCCTGGAAGTGGCCTCGCTGGATGCGCAGCGCGAATGCGTGGTGGCTGGCCTCGGCCTGGCCCTGCTGCCGCGCCACGCGCTGAGCCTGGAACTGGCGGGCGGCCTGCTCCGCGAGCTGCCGGTGGAGGAGCTGCCGCTGTACCGCAGCTGGTGCGTGGTGCACGCTCGCGGCAAGCGCCTGTCACCGGTGGGACAGGCGTTTCTGGCGTTCATCCGCAGCGAACGGGCGCAGATCAGCGCGCTGGCGGCGCGTTTCGGCGGAACGCCGCATGTGCCGCGATAA
- a CDS encoding PA3496 family putative envelope integrity protein, translated as MARYQQVAAEQATRTTKTRQQQEDLRRMAFRRAVEAYAEQRQLQQELAEYPELIAADYLIAAHAAFRRNAPPAR; from the coding sequence ATGGCTCGTTATCAGCAGGTTGCCGCCGAGCAGGCCACGCGCACGACGAAAACTCGCCAGCAGCAGGAAGACCTACGGCGCATGGCCTTTCGCCGGGCCGTCGAGGCCTACGCCGAACAGCGTCAGTTGCAGCAGGAACTGGCCGAATACCCGGAACTGATCGCCGCCGATTACCTTATCGCGGCACATGCGGCGTTCCGCCGAAACGCGCCGCCAGCGCGCTGA